The genomic interval GGGAGCGGAGCATTTTAAAATCAGGTTCCATTCGACTTCGGAACCGTTCCATATTCTTTCAGTCTCCCGCCTTGAGAAAAGCAAGAGGATAGACTGGATATTTAAAGCGCTGGAATGCCTGGATAAAAACAACGGGAATTTTCCAAATGGTTTTTCTTGGGTATTTGACGTGGCGGGATCTGGCAGCGATGAGACAAGACTGAAAAGGATGGCCCGGGAAAAGGGTTTGTCAGACAAAGTAGTTTTTCACGGGCATGTTTCTCCGGATGGTTTAAAAAAACTATTTTCCATGGCCCATCTTTTCGTCATGCCGGCCCGTCAGGGATACGGCTTGCCGGCCCTGGAGTCCCTGATACAGGGGATTCCGGTATTACTGCATCGGGAATCCGGCGTAGGCGAAATTCTTGGGGAAACCCAATGGGCCGAGGTGGTGGATGATGACAGTCTGGTTGAGGGTCTTGAGCGTATGGTTGACAGAGTCCGTTCCGGATTTATGAAAACAACGCCCTTGCCTTACATTCCCAGTTCACAGGACTGGGCTAAGCAGATTTGCCGGCAATGCCGCTGGCAATAAAAACCGCGGAGTTGTATATATGAACAAATTAATGCGCTATCTGTTTTCGTTACGGGATATTCAACGGATAAATTTATCTTTGGCCAGAGCTTCAGCCACGGCTCCATTGCGCCAAATAGATCCCACAAATCCGGCCACATGGGAGTTTTCCGGCTTCAGCCAGCATGGGGAGGACGGGATTATAGATTATTTGACCGGCAGGTTGAAACGTCCGGAAGGCTATTTTGTGGAGATCGGGACCGGCAACGGACTGGAAAACAATTCTTCCTGGCTGGCTGTTGCCAAATATTACAGCGGGCTGATGATTGACGGCAATCAAGATAATGTTGATTGGTGCAGGTATTTATTACAACCGATGAATTACGGATTGGATTTCAACCAAGCGTTTGTCTCTAGGGAAAGTATCCCTCGAATAATAGGCATGATGGTTATAAAAATGCCCGACCTGTTTTCGTTGGACATAGACGGCAATGATTATTACATTTGTTCCGAATTGATGCGCCAAGGGATAAGACCAAAGATATGGGCCGTGGAATACAATT from candidate division TA06 bacterium carries:
- a CDS encoding glycosyltransferase family 4 protein — its product is MKDRSAIIFVPYIEAFGGCERLLLDLSRYLNSQGIKHKVICYRHEIDLSNYSEWPIKVADLTQSNNPLRRAGYLKKYLSEQSFDQLGETLLVGLQAARHAGYLGLNNYSVLIIDPPSLLQPVESRWKNILDRFRNIITINYVRRGMARASWTAVMTQYISSEIINLCGVHPLLIRPGVSLGAEHFKIRFHSTSEPFHILSVSRLEKSKRIDWIFKALECLDKNNGNFPNGFSWVFDVAGSGSDETRLKRMAREKGLSDKVVFHGHVSPDGLKKLFSMAHLFVMPARQGYGLPALESLIQGIPVLLHRESGVGEILGETQWAEVVDDDSLVEGLERMVDRVRSGFMKTTPLPYIPSSQDWAKQICRQCRWQ